The Bacillus sp. Y1 genome has a window encoding:
- a CDS encoding aspartate aminotransferase family protein, whose protein sequence is MAQMKQGEDFLTKDKDFVWHSMKPYNPNGTMIAEKAEGSWVTDHDGNRFLDGMAGLWCVNVGYGRTELADAAYDQLKKMAYFPLTQSHTPAIQLAEKLNELLGDEYVIFFSNSGSEANETAFKIARQYHQQKGNHSRYKFISRYRAYHGNTMGALAATGQAQRKFKYEPLAPGFVHVAPPDSYRSNDQLGSPASELDSVKDIERVMTWELSETIAGVIMEPIITGGGILIPPDNYMKGVKEACEKHGALLIVDEVICGFGRTGKAFGFMNYGVKPDIVTMAKGITSAYLPLSATAVKKEIYEAFKGSDEYDYFRHVNTFGGNPAACALALKNLEIMETEKLFDRSKNLGDQLKERLNISLRNHPFVGDVRGKGLLIGIELVKDKTTKEPLDVDLVNQVIAGCKKKGLIIGKNGATVAGFNNVLTISPPLSIKEEDLDFLFTTVTTELEELVK, encoded by the coding sequence ATGGCACAAATGAAGCAAGGAGAAGATTTTCTAACAAAAGATAAAGACTTTGTATGGCACTCCATGAAACCGTACAATCCAAACGGTACGATGATTGCTGAAAAAGCAGAAGGCTCTTGGGTAACAGATCATGATGGAAATCGCTTTTTGGATGGAATGGCTGGTCTTTGGTGTGTCAATGTAGGATATGGTCGGACAGAGCTCGCCGATGCTGCATATGATCAGCTAAAGAAAATGGCTTATTTCCCACTCACCCAAAGCCATACACCTGCGATTCAATTAGCTGAAAAGCTTAATGAACTTTTGGGCGACGAATACGTGATCTTTTTTTCGAATAGCGGTTCAGAAGCGAATGAAACAGCCTTTAAAATTGCTAGACAATATCATCAGCAAAAAGGGAACCACTCACGATATAAATTCATCTCTCGTTATCGAGCCTACCATGGTAACACGATGGGGGCTCTTGCTGCAACAGGGCAGGCACAGCGAAAGTTCAAATATGAACCACTAGCTCCTGGATTCGTTCATGTAGCGCCACCTGACTCTTATCGCTCAAACGATCAATTGGGCAGTCCAGCATCAGAGCTCGACTCTGTCAAAGATATCGAGCGAGTGATGACATGGGAGCTCAGTGAAACGATTGCGGGAGTCATCATGGAACCGATCATTACCGGTGGAGGCATCCTCATTCCGCCTGATAACTATATGAAGGGTGTTAAGGAAGCTTGTGAAAAACACGGCGCTCTATTAATTGTTGATGAAGTGATTTGCGGATTTGGTCGTACAGGGAAAGCATTCGGCTTCATGAATTACGGAGTGAAGCCTGATATTGTTACGATGGCAAAAGGGATCACAAGCGCCTATCTTCCATTATCGGCAACAGCTGTCAAAAAGGAAATCTATGAAGCTTTTAAAGGCAGTGATGAATACGATTACTTCCGCCATGTCAATACATTCGGTGGCAATCCGGCTGCTTGTGCTCTGGCATTAAAAAACCTAGAGATCATGGAGACGGAGAAACTGTTTGATCGTTCTAAGAATTTAGGTGATCAACTAAAGGAGAGATTGAATATAAGCTTACGTAACCATCCGTTCGTAGGGGATGTTCGTGGAAAAGGCTTACTAATAGGAATTGAACTCGTAAAGGATAAAACCACAAAGGAACCATTAGATGTGGATTTAGTAAACCAAGTGATTGCTGGCTGTAAGAAAAAAGGACTCATAATTGGTAAGAACGGGGCAACCGTAGCTGGATTTAATAACGTTCTTACCATATCTCCCCCATTATCCATTAAAGAGGAAGATCTCGACTTCTTGTTTACAACTGTCACTACTGAACTAGAGGAGCTCGTCAAATAA
- the hydA gene encoding dihydropyrimidinase — translation MKKVIKNGTIVTATDTFQADILIENGTIRQIGENLPSNDAEVIDAIGKFVFPGGIDPHTHLDMPFGGTVTKDDFETGTIAAAFGGTTTVIDFCLTNKGEPLKNAIKVWHDKSKEKAVIDYSFHLMIGEINDQVLEELPTIMTEEGITSFKVFMAYKNVFQADDETLFRTLLAAKEHGALVMVHAENGDVIDFLTKKALELNQTDPIYHALTRPPEVEGEATGRAATLTGLAESQLYVVHVSCAEAAKKIAEARSKGIDIWGETCPQYLVLDQSYLEKPNFEGAKYVWSPPLREKWNQDVLWNALKTGELQTLGSDQCSFDFDGQKNLGKGDFSKIPNGGPIIEDRLSILFSEGVKKGRISLNQFVDITSTKVAKLFGLYPKKGTIAIGTDADIVIFDPNVERTISAKSHHMAVDYNAFEGMEVVGEPVSVLSRGEFVIRDKTFVGKIGGGQYIKRARYGKTLETENKSVPI, via the coding sequence TTGAAGAAAGTAATAAAAAACGGAACGATCGTAACAGCGACAGATACGTTTCAAGCAGACATTCTAATTGAAAATGGAACAATTCGTCAAATAGGTGAGAACCTCCCATCGAACGATGCGGAGGTGATTGATGCAATTGGAAAATTCGTATTTCCTGGTGGAATCGACCCCCATACCCATTTAGATATGCCCTTTGGCGGCACGGTAACAAAGGACGATTTCGAAACAGGGACAATCGCTGCAGCATTTGGTGGAACAACTACCGTTATCGATTTTTGTTTGACTAATAAGGGTGAACCATTAAAAAATGCGATAAAAGTGTGGCACGATAAATCGAAAGAAAAAGCGGTTATTGACTACAGCTTCCATCTAATGATCGGTGAAATTAATGACCAAGTACTAGAAGAGCTACCAACAATCATGACGGAGGAGGGGATCACGTCCTTTAAAGTGTTTATGGCATACAAAAATGTATTCCAAGCGGATGATGAGACCTTATTCCGTACCTTGTTAGCGGCAAAGGAGCATGGAGCGCTCGTGATGGTGCATGCCGAAAATGGGGATGTAATTGACTTCTTAACAAAGAAAGCACTTGAGTTGAATCAGACAGACCCTATTTACCATGCTTTAACCCGACCACCAGAGGTAGAGGGGGAAGCAACTGGAAGAGCCGCGACTTTAACAGGGCTAGCTGAGTCGCAACTGTACGTCGTGCATGTTTCTTGTGCAGAGGCAGCTAAGAAAATAGCAGAAGCTCGCTCAAAAGGAATTGATATTTGGGGAGAAACTTGTCCACAATACTTAGTTCTTGATCAGTCCTATCTCGAAAAACCAAATTTTGAGGGAGCCAAATACGTGTGGTCACCGCCATTGCGTGAAAAATGGAACCAAGATGTATTATGGAATGCTCTCAAAACAGGTGAGCTGCAAACCCTAGGTTCCGATCAATGCTCCTTTGATTTTGATGGCCAAAAAAATCTTGGTAAGGGAGACTTTTCAAAAATCCCAAATGGAGGTCCTATCATCGAGGACCGATTATCTATCTTGTTTTCCGAAGGTGTGAAAAAAGGAAGAATCTCTTTAAACCAGTTTGTAGATATCACTTCAACGAAGGTTGCAAAGCTTTTTGGTCTTTATCCGAAAAAGGGAACCATAGCGATTGGTACAGATGCTGATATTGTCATATTTGATCCGAATGTTGAGCGGACGATCTCAGCAAAATCGCACCATATGGCGGTTGATTACAATGCCTTCGAAGGAATGGAGGTAGTTGGTGAACCCGTGTCAGTTCTCTCAAGAGGAGAATTTGTAATCCGTGACAAAACCTTTGTCGGAAAGATTGGTGGTGGACAATACATTAAACGAGCAAGGTACGGAAAAACGCTAGAAACTGAAAACAAATCCGTACCAATTTAA
- the preA gene encoding NAD-dependent dihydropyrimidine dehydrogenase subunit PreA, producing the protein MADLRINLAGIQSPNPFWLASAPPTNSGYQVQRAFEAGWGGAVWKTLGEPILNVSARFAAVSFNGQRVAGFNNIELITDRPLEVNLKEIAETKKKFPNHAIIASLMVEPKQEKWHEIVKKVEAIGVDGLELNFGCPHGMAERGMGSASGQVPELVEKQTYWVKEVAQTPVIVKLTPNITDITVTAEAATRGGADAISMINTINSLAGVDIDTWNTIPHVAGRGAHGGYCGPAVKPIALNMVGECARNPHINVPISGIGGISNWRDTVEFLLMGATGVQVCTAAMHHGFRIVEDMIEGLNNYLDDKGIASVMDIVGKSVPKYSDWGNLDLNYKIVARINNDVCINCNKCHIACEDTSHQCIDRLKGANGESILRVREEDCVGCNLCSIVCPVDGAIDMVELPNELPPMTWNERQAALGAIACNVDIIKR; encoded by the coding sequence ATGGCAGATTTACGTATCAACTTGGCAGGAATTCAATCACCGAATCCTTTCTGGCTCGCTTCAGCTCCCCCAACAAACTCTGGATATCAAGTTCAGAGAGCTTTTGAGGCGGGATGGGGTGGTGCTGTTTGGAAAACGCTAGGAGAACCGATTTTGAATGTTTCAGCTCGCTTTGCAGCGGTTAGCTTTAACGGACAAAGGGTGGCGGGATTTAACAATATTGAACTGATCACCGATCGACCTCTTGAAGTGAATCTGAAGGAAATTGCGGAAACGAAAAAGAAATTCCCTAATCATGCCATCATTGCTTCACTCATGGTGGAGCCAAAACAAGAAAAATGGCATGAAATTGTCAAGAAGGTAGAAGCCATAGGGGTGGATGGATTAGAACTCAATTTTGGTTGCCCACACGGAATGGCTGAAAGAGGAATGGGTTCAGCCTCTGGCCAAGTACCTGAGCTAGTCGAAAAACAAACGTATTGGGTGAAGGAAGTTGCACAAACACCCGTCATTGTTAAGCTCACTCCGAACATTACCGATATCACCGTTACAGCTGAGGCAGCAACAAGGGGCGGTGCAGATGCCATCAGCATGATTAATACCATCAATAGCTTAGCTGGTGTCGATATTGATACTTGGAACACCATTCCTCATGTTGCAGGTAGAGGGGCGCACGGCGGATATTGCGGACCCGCAGTAAAACCAATCGCCTTAAATATGGTCGGCGAATGTGCGAGAAATCCTCATATCAATGTTCCGATATCTGGAATAGGCGGGATCTCAAATTGGAGAGATACCGTGGAATTTTTGTTGATGGGAGCGACAGGCGTACAAGTGTGTACAGCTGCGATGCATCACGGCTTTCGTATCGTTGAGGATATGATTGAAGGCCTAAACAATTATCTAGATGACAAAGGAATCGCTTCGGTCATGGATATCGTGGGGAAATCTGTACCTAAATATTCTGATTGGGGAAATCTTGACCTTAATTATAAAATCGTTGCGAGAATTAATAACGATGTGTGTATCAATTGCAATAAATGTCATATCGCCTGTGAGGACACATCTCACCAATGCATTGATAGGTTAAAAGGAGCCAACGGGGAGAGTATTTTGCGCGTACGAGAAGAAGATTGTGTAGGCTGTAATTTGTGCTCGATAGTTTGTCCTGTCGACGGTGCGATCGACATGGTTGAGCTACCAAATGAACTCCCGCCAATGACTTGGAACGAAAGGCAAGCCGCGCTAGGTGCCATCGCATGCAATGTTGACATTATAAAAAGATAA
- a CDS encoding NCS1 family transporter, with amino-acid sequence MKKSSGYLKSPDLLPISHSDKKIGSLGFSIIWVGMAVVLAAFAIGGSGVQSLPLGWVIVATIIGSVAIGIFMTIIGDIGIEHGLSFPVYMRAPFGTIGTHIPSIVRGVTAACWFGINTYFGATAMNGILNALFQFDNWFICFVLFATVQLVNTALGIKAIERFADLAAPIIIIISAWMYSSLSDKAIEQGRDVWTWVESPVTGGAALTAFMVVVMANMGFWATLAADMPSLSRFIKAPKNERNWFKRNKAQIFGNIIAMPITNTFMVIIGAVSYIAVLNYDPVVALQEAATGFILGILLLMIVLAQWSTNTSANVIPAATIFSNVGGPKVPFWVGVIIAGVIGIVVQPWSLFGVIVPALLVIGGVLSAIVGILFTDYYVIRKRRVNVADLYEADGQFKYMNGVNLAGMISWIIGGAAAYYLSTYSFIVGFLVGAIIYYFLAKYWWFNKYEQAELVDPSDEKYLGITVGRDWDIETGEESVLVTEPINTQV; translated from the coding sequence ATGAAAAAAAGTAGTGGTTATTTAAAGTCTCCAGATTTACTTCCCATTTCCCACAGCGATAAGAAAATTGGATCATTAGGCTTTTCAATTATTTGGGTAGGGATGGCAGTCGTTTTAGCAGCATTTGCGATTGGTGGCTCTGGTGTACAGAGTCTGCCTCTTGGCTGGGTAATTGTAGCAACGATCATAGGTTCAGTCGCAATTGGAATCTTTATGACAATTATTGGAGACATTGGAATCGAACATGGATTATCCTTCCCCGTCTATATGAGAGCACCGTTTGGAACCATCGGTACTCATATCCCTTCCATCGTTCGTGGAGTAACCGCTGCTTGTTGGTTTGGAATTAATACGTACTTTGGTGCAACCGCAATGAATGGAATACTAAATGCACTTTTTCAATTTGATAATTGGTTTATTTGCTTCGTATTGTTTGCTACTGTTCAACTTGTGAACACCGCCTTAGGGATTAAAGCGATTGAACGCTTCGCCGATCTGGCCGCTCCGATCATCATTATTATCTCTGCATGGATGTATTCATCCCTATCTGACAAAGCTATTGAGCAAGGTAGAGACGTTTGGACTTGGGTGGAAAGTCCGGTGACAGGTGGTGCTGCATTAACCGCATTTATGGTTGTTGTTATGGCAAATATGGGCTTTTGGGCTACTCTTGCCGCGGATATGCCTTCTTTATCCCGTTTTATCAAAGCTCCTAAAAACGAAAGAAATTGGTTTAAACGAAATAAAGCTCAAATTTTTGGAAATATCATAGCCATGCCGATTACAAACACGTTTATGGTCATTATCGGCGCAGTGTCCTATATTGCCGTTTTAAATTATGACCCGGTCGTCGCTCTACAAGAAGCAGCTACTGGCTTTATTCTAGGTATTCTTCTCCTTATGATCGTTTTAGCACAATGGTCAACCAATACATCAGCAAATGTTATTCCAGCAGCTACGATTTTCTCGAATGTTGGCGGTCCAAAAGTTCCGTTCTGGGTTGGAGTAATTATCGCAGGTGTGATTGGGATTGTCGTTCAGCCATGGAGCTTATTTGGAGTGATTGTTCCTGCTCTACTCGTGATTGGTGGGGTTTTATCAGCCATCGTTGGCATATTATTTACCGATTATTATGTGATTCGCAAAAGACGAGTTAACGTAGCAGACCTGTACGAAGCAGATGGTCAGTTCAAATACATGAATGGGGTCAATCTTGCTGGAATGATTTCATGGATTATTGGTGGCGCAGCCGCATACTATTTATCAACCTATTCCTTTATTGTTGGATTCTTGGTAGGGGCCATTATTTACTATTTCTTAGCCAAGTATTGGTGGTTTAATAAATATGAGCAAGCTGAACTCGTGGATCCTAGCGACGAAAAATACCTTGGTATTACCGTTGGACGTGATTGGGATATAGAAACAGGAGAAGAATCTGTTCTTGTAACAGAGCCAATTAACACACAAGTATAA
- the ald gene encoding alanine dehydrogenase, giving the protein MKIGVPKEIKSQENRVALTPAGVLQLSTKGHHVFVEKGAGLASGFIDEEYIEAGACIVETAAEAWACEMVIKVKEPIPSEYAYFYEGLILFTYLHLAANFILTEALIQKKVVAISYETVQLPDRSLPLLTPMSEVAGRMAAQIGASYLEKSKGGKGILLGGVPGVNRGKVTIIGGGVVGTNAAKIAIGLGAKVSILDVSAARLRELDDIFGSSITTLMSNPYTISQAVADSDLVIGAVLLPGMKAPKLVTEEMVRLMEEGSVIVDVAIDQGGIFETATHVTTHADPTYTKHGVVHYAVGNMPGAVPRTSTIALTNVTVPYIIEIADKGYKIAFAENKALFKGLNVIDGKVVYEGVAMAHNLPYVSTI; this is encoded by the coding sequence ATGAAAATCGGAGTACCAAAAGAGATCAAAAGCCAAGAGAACCGCGTTGCTCTTACACCTGCTGGCGTCCTACAATTAAGTACAAAAGGTCATCATGTTTTCGTAGAAAAGGGAGCCGGATTGGCTTCAGGGTTCATTGATGAAGAGTATATAGAAGCGGGAGCATGTATCGTTGAAACAGCCGCTGAAGCTTGGGCATGCGAAATGGTCATCAAAGTAAAAGAACCCATTCCAAGTGAATATGCTTATTTTTATGAAGGATTAATTCTTTTCACCTATTTGCACTTAGCTGCCAATTTCATTTTAACAGAAGCTCTCATTCAGAAAAAGGTAGTAGCCATCTCCTACGAAACCGTTCAATTGCCCGATCGCAGCTTGCCATTATTAACACCAATGAGCGAGGTAGCAGGAAGAATGGCTGCTCAAATTGGGGCCTCCTACTTAGAAAAAAGCAAAGGTGGAAAAGGGATCCTGCTCGGTGGTGTACCTGGTGTAAATCGTGGGAAAGTTACGATCATCGGTGGAGGGGTTGTTGGAACAAATGCAGCTAAAATTGCTATTGGTCTAGGTGCGAAGGTATCGATCCTAGATGTTAGTGCAGCAAGATTAAGAGAATTAGACGATATCTTTGGATCGTCTATTACGACACTTATGTCGAATCCATATACGATTAGCCAAGCGGTCGCGGATTCGGACTTAGTCATTGGTGCCGTTCTTCTTCCTGGTATGAAAGCTCCTAAGCTAGTAACAGAAGAAATGGTTCGACTTATGGAAGAAGGTTCTGTCATTGTTGATGTCGCCATTGACCAAGGAGGAATCTTTGAAACGGCTACACATGTGACCACGCATGCCGATCCAACCTACACAAAGCATGGTGTCGTCCATTATGCAGTTGGCAATATGCCTGGGGCTGTACCTAGAACGTCAACCATTGCGCTAACAAATGTCACTGTACCATATATTATCGAAATAGCAGACAAAGGCTATAAAATTGCATTTGCTGAAAACAAGGCCTTATTTAAAGGATTAAATGTCATTGATGGAAAGGTCGTTTACGAGGGTGTTGCTATGGCACATAATCTTCCGTACGTTTCAACCATCTAA
- a CDS encoding CoA-acylating methylmalonate-semialdehyde dehydrogenase, with translation MTVIKKHTVKLKNYINGEWVEACSSDSLEVLNPATSEVIAKVPLSSKEDVDQAVKAANIAFQTWKNTPVPKRARILYKYHYLLTENHEKLAQLVVKENGKAYKEAYGEVQRGIECVEFAAGAPTLMMGETLSNIAEDIDSEMYRYPLGVVGGITPFNFPMMVPLWMFPLAIACGNTFVLKPSERTPLLASELVELFTQAGAPKGVLNIVHGAHDVVNGLIEHEDVKAISFVGSQPVAKYVYERSAAQGKRVQALSGAKNHHVVMPDANLEKAVSHIISSAYGSAGQRCMACSAVVVVGDGEEFVAALREKADELLIGNGLDEEVLLTPVIRDSHREKVLQYIDIGVKEGATLVRDGRPEMEQHKEGSFLGPTIFDHVTPDMKIAKDEIFAPVLSLLRAKDLNEALSFIRKSRYGNGATIYTKDAAAIRQFREEADAGMLGINVGVPATMAFFPFSGWKDSFYGDLHVNGKDGVNFFTRKKMITSRFDY, from the coding sequence ATGACAGTAATCAAAAAGCATACGGTAAAACTCAAAAACTATATTAATGGGGAATGGGTAGAGGCTTGTAGTTCAGATTCATTGGAAGTGCTAAATCCTGCAACCTCAGAGGTGATCGCAAAAGTTCCCCTTTCTTCTAAAGAGGACGTTGACCAAGCAGTAAAAGCAGCAAACATTGCTTTTCAAACGTGGAAAAATACTCCCGTTCCAAAGAGAGCAAGGATTCTATATAAATACCATTATTTATTAACAGAAAATCATGAAAAACTAGCTCAGTTAGTCGTAAAAGAAAATGGCAAAGCGTATAAGGAAGCATATGGAGAGGTTCAACGAGGAATTGAATGTGTCGAGTTTGCCGCGGGAGCTCCTACATTAATGATGGGTGAAACGTTATCCAATATTGCTGAAGATATTGATTCCGAAATGTATCGTTATCCGTTAGGGGTAGTCGGTGGAATTACACCATTTAATTTCCCAATGATGGTTCCACTTTGGATGTTTCCACTTGCGATTGCCTGCGGAAATACCTTTGTACTAAAACCGTCGGAACGAACGCCTCTTTTAGCAAGTGAACTAGTTGAATTATTTACTCAAGCCGGAGCTCCTAAAGGAGTGCTTAATATTGTTCATGGAGCACATGATGTAGTGAATGGGCTGATCGAACATGAAGATGTAAAGGCGATTTCCTTCGTTGGTTCACAGCCGGTTGCAAAGTATGTCTATGAGCGTTCAGCAGCACAAGGGAAAAGAGTGCAGGCATTATCCGGTGCTAAAAACCATCATGTCGTCATGCCTGATGCCAATCTTGAAAAAGCCGTTTCTCATATTATTAGCTCTGCTTATGGAAGTGCAGGCCAAAGATGTATGGCATGTAGTGCAGTCGTTGTTGTTGGTGATGGAGAAGAGTTTGTAGCTGCACTTAGGGAAAAGGCAGACGAATTACTTATCGGAAATGGTCTTGATGAAGAGGTATTACTAACACCAGTTATCCGTGATTCTCACCGCGAGAAGGTCTTACAGTACATTGATATCGGCGTAAAAGAAGGGGCCACTCTCGTTCGCGACGGTCGACCAGAGATGGAACAGCATAAGGAAGGCAGTTTTCTTGGACCAACTATTTTCGACCATGTTACTCCTGATATGAAAATAGCAAAGGATGAAATATTTGCCCCAGTTTTAAGCCTATTACGGGCAAAGGACCTGAATGAAGCTTTATCATTTATTCGCAAGTCCCGTTATGGAAATGGAGCAACCATTTACACAAAGGACGCAGCTGCTATTCGTCAATTCCGAGAAGAAGCTGATGCTGGCATGCTTGGGATCAATGTTGGTGTACCTGCAACTATGGCCTTTTTCCCATTTTCCGGCTGGAAGGACTCCTTTTATGGAGATCTACATGTAAATGGAAAGGATGGCGTCAATTTCTTTACAAGAAAGAAAATGATTACATCCCGTTTCGACTATTAA
- a CDS encoding PucR family transcriptional regulator, with translation MKSYITVGDLLQRNHFEDIEILAGEEGLIRPVKWVHIVEVTNIRNLLRGGEFILSTCALLHDNNELFLSVVEQLIEVHASGLCIELGTYTTHIPNEVIELCNLHQFPLLIFHNEVPFVEITQDIHALLINRQYQMISELESYTQELNKKLLTFGHTKEILQFTKEYLQIQVMIVFNNQEIQFPPDVKASEKKKFIHMIHSERNQGSDLAPQTMTKVPINILGDTYAELYLIAENRTLTEFDHLILDRTATALAQLLLRQLYVEEKKRIEESEWLTGWLDGEHSEDAIHDYLAYHFPKIKPKGAFVCQFKLEAISDFSMLDITYFNLYVRAFFEPQGFTLFSIEKKHTITFIFVNERNTSTWKTRMKEGIQRLEKSDIKMANQTSPFVLGVGKFVTQLSHVHESYLTSLETIRIQDRLTVPSQSHFYDDLHIFRLISLLNKHINLQEIVMEYLEPVLTYDDMYNGKLLETLKTYLACNGSKQETAKRLFIVRQTLYHRIEKLEKLLGEDFLHHEKRLAIEFMILSHEFLLSSQLKKEKGVPQLFPNEGKM, from the coding sequence TTGAAATCGTATATTACTGTAGGAGATTTGTTACAAAGAAATCATTTTGAAGATATTGAAATTCTTGCAGGGGAAGAGGGACTTATTCGTCCAGTAAAGTGGGTACATATTGTAGAAGTAACCAATATTCGCAACCTTTTGCGTGGAGGGGAATTTATTTTATCCACTTGTGCCTTATTACATGACAATAACGAGTTATTCTTATCCGTAGTGGAGCAATTAATTGAAGTACACGCTTCTGGATTATGCATTGAGCTTGGTACATACACCACGCATATACCTAATGAAGTTATTGAGCTTTGCAACCTGCACCAATTTCCATTGCTCATTTTTCACAATGAAGTACCCTTCGTGGAAATCACTCAAGATATTCATGCCCTCTTAATCAATCGACAATATCAAATGATATCTGAGCTCGAAAGCTACACACAGGAACTAAACAAAAAACTACTTACTTTTGGCCATACAAAGGAAATCCTGCAGTTTACAAAGGAATACTTACAGATTCAAGTGATGATCGTCTTTAACAATCAAGAAATACAATTTCCACCGGATGTAAAAGCAAGTGAAAAAAAGAAATTTATACACATGATTCATAGTGAGCGAAATCAAGGTAGCGACCTCGCCCCTCAAACAATGACAAAAGTTCCGATTAATATATTAGGAGATACATATGCAGAATTATATCTAATTGCGGAAAACCGCACTCTTACAGAATTTGATCACTTAATACTCGATCGAACAGCAACTGCACTGGCGCAACTCCTTTTAAGACAACTATACGTAGAAGAGAAAAAGAGGATTGAGGAATCTGAATGGCTCACAGGTTGGCTCGATGGGGAGCATAGTGAAGATGCTATTCATGACTATTTGGCCTATCATTTCCCAAAGATTAAACCGAAAGGAGCATTTGTATGTCAATTTAAGTTAGAAGCAATCTCAGACTTTTCCATGCTTGATATTACCTATTTTAATTTATACGTTCGTGCTTTTTTTGAACCTCAAGGATTTACACTCTTTTCAATTGAAAAAAAGCATACAATTACTTTTATCTTCGTTAACGAACGAAACACCTCAACGTGGAAGACCCGGATGAAGGAAGGGATTCAACGTTTAGAAAAATCGGATATAAAAATGGCCAACCAAACAAGTCCCTTTGTACTCGGAGTAGGAAAATTTGTTACACAATTATCCCATGTTCATGAAAGCTATTTAACCTCCTTAGAAACGATCCGCATCCAAGACCGCTTAACCGTACCTTCTCAAAGTCATTTTTACGATGATCTGCATATTTTCCGCCTTATTTCCTTATTAAATAAACATATTAATCTACAAGAAATTGTCATGGAGTATCTCGAGCCGGTTCTAACCTATGACGATATGTACAATGGCAAGTTATTAGAAACGTTAAAAACGTATCTAGCCTGTAACGGGTCCAAGCAGGAAACAGCTAAGCGATTATTTATCGTTCGCCAAACGCTCTACCATCGTATAGAAAAATTAGAAAAACTACTTGGTGAGGACTTTTTACATCATGAAAAAAGGCTTGCGATTGAGTTCATGATTCTGTCTCACGAATTCCTTCTTTCTTCCCAGTTGAAGAAGGAGAAAGGAGTGCCCCAGTTATTCCCCAATGAAGGCAAAATGTAA